CAATTCCTCAGGGAAAGACACGTTCACCAGTTCATGACGGACATTCATATCCCGCGCCAGAGCAATTGCCTCTTTCACCTCCGCCTGAGGGGTATACGGGGCAGATAACGTCACAGCGAACACCTTACCGGGCAAAGCCTGATTTGCGGCATGAAGCAGGAACACACTGTCCACTCCTCCGGAAAAGGCCACAAGAACACGTTCCATAGACCTAAGATCGGCGAGAAGAGTTTCATATTTATCTCGAGACATAGAGCTCTTCTCACTTCCCATGCTTATGGATTGCGTCATAGACATCACTGATCGGGATACCGTTTCGCCGGGCAATCTCTTTGCAATCCTCAAATTCCGGCTTGGAACGGATTACCACGCCATTAAGATGCGTGTGTTTCAAGGTCACCTCGCCCAACGGGATCTCAATACGCTCAAAACTTCTTTCCAGCGCGGTCTTATCAACTGAAAGACTTTTTATACCTAATGTGGTTGTGTGTCGAAAAATCAAGTCTTTGAAATACTCTTCCTTATCCATACCGCACAAAAGTGAGACGAGGGTGCCCGGCCTGTTTTTCTTCATAAGTATAGGCGTAAAGTACGCATCCATGGCACCATGTTCCATGAATATATCCATGGCTTCCCCAAGCATCTCTCCGGTCATGTCGTCTATGTTGCACTGAAGAAGACGGGCTTCTGATTTACCCGAGCACTCCTGCTCCACTACAGCCAGATACGCTCTAAGAACATTAGGAAGTCGGGTTTCACTGCGATGCCCTATGCCGTACCCTGTCCTTTGTATTTTCATGACAGGAGAATCGATGAATCTATCAGTCAGAGAGGCAATAATAGCCGCACCAGTAGGTGTTGTGGCTTCGTGTGTGGTTCCACCGACAGAGATCGGGATATTATGAAGAATTTCAGATGTGGCCGGAGCAGGAACAGGCATTACACCATGAACGCAATGGACAACACCGCTGCCCAGTTCCACAGAACGGGCCCAGACACCTTCAACGCCCAAGTTATGGTAACAGATAGCCGCGCCGACTATGTCCACAATGGAATCCGTGGCCCCCACCTCATGAAAATGAACCTCATCCACCGGTTTTGCATGCACTTTGGCTTCGGCTTCGGCAACCTTGCGGAAAATATTGAGACTGGTTTCCTTAACCCTCTCGTCCAATCCACTTTTCATGATAATGGATTTGATATCAGTAAAATTACGGTGGGGTTTGTGGGTATGTGCGCAGGAATTTTTTAAGTCTTCCTTCCCATGATGATGGTGAGTGTGCTCATGATGATGGCTGTTTTTGTGCTGCCCATGAGTATGGTCATGCTCGTGAGCATGGCCCTCGCCGCGCAGATGCACTTCGACCCGTGTGCCATGAATACCTCTTCTGCTATCCTTGGTGATTTC
This sequence is a window from Halodesulfovibrio aestuarii DSM 17919 = ATCC 29578. Protein-coding genes within it:
- the larC gene encoding nickel pincer cofactor biosynthesis protein LarC — encoded protein: MKILYYDCFAGISGDMNLAAMIDLGVDAEFLRSELGKLDLNSEFELEITKDSRRGIHGTRVEVHLRGEGHAHEHDHTHGQHKNSHHHEHTHHHHGKEDLKNSCAHTHKPHRNFTDIKSIIMKSGLDERVKETSLNIFRKVAEAEAKVHAKPVDEVHFHEVGATDSIVDIVGAAICYHNLGVEGVWARSVELGSGVVHCVHGVMPVPAPATSEILHNIPISVGGTTHEATTPTGAAIIASLTDRFIDSPVMKIQRTGYGIGHRSETRLPNVLRAYLAVVEQECSGKSEARLLQCNIDDMTGEMLGEAMDIFMEHGAMDAYFTPILMKKNRPGTLVSLLCGMDKEEYFKDLIFRHTTTLGIKSLSVDKTALERSFERIEIPLGEVTLKHTHLNGVVIRSKPEFEDCKEIARRNGIPISDVYDAIHKHGK